DNA from Paraburkholderia sp. ZP32-5:
AGCGCGAAGAACCAGATGGTAGCCTGAAGTACGTGATCGTTGAGGTGAAGGCTGACAACCAGATCGAGGACGCTGTGGTGCAGGCCAAGAAGGACTTCGCCCAGCAGATCGCCGTGGCCAGTGGGATGGAGTACCACATCCTCAAGTCCTCCGATGCGGACAAGCGTCACTTCCGAGTGCTGCTATAGCTGGCTCGACCAGCTACTGACGGCCTGCAGCCAGATGGGCGGGCGACGCGTGGTCAGGGCTAAGGGCTCAGCCAAACAAGGGGGCCTGATGCCAGACGGGAGTAGACGGCAGAGGTGCGATGGCAATGCCCTTGACCTTGGCGACGTCTACCACCACGCGCGTGATGTGGTGCGTGGTGTTCACTTGGCGCCAAGTTGTGGGGCTGCCCGGTGTGTCTCGGCGGAATGCAGTCGCGTGAATGTACTTATCCGCCCGCGAGAAACTGCGCCCGGCAAATTGACCGCTTTCTACAATTCGGGTGCACACATCTGTCATGATGGTTTCGGTCGTGCCAGTGTCCGAGCCTCGAACAATAAGCCAGTCGCTCGGTGTTGAATAGCGGTAGTGTCGGATGGGAGCTGCTCGACCTTTCGCAAAATTCATCTTTGCTGAGTCGGCGGCGAAATCTCCGAAGATAAAGTACTCGGCCGTAGCGGCATCGAACTTGACGGCGCCATGCCATGCATGCCATTCGTTGCGTGGCCAGACGACGGTTTGACCGCCGACGGCAGGGTTCTTTTCGGGATAGTACGTGCCTTGGAAAATGATTAATTGCCAAGGGCCGAGATCTTGCAATGCTTCCATTGTCGACGTAATGATCGGGCTGACCAGTTCGACTTCGGAGAAATCGGCGTCCCCGAAGTCGGCAACCACTGCGCAGTCCGCGAACTCGACGCTCAAGTCCGCCAGAAGGCCACGGAGTTTGTCACCGAACTCTTGCGGTTCCACCAGATCACCGGACAGTACACTGATACCAAGCTTCAGCTTTTCCGAGGGGGGCAGAGCCTTCTTAAAAGCGGTAATGAGGCTGGGGTCCAGATCGCCCAAGCGGACAAGAGGGATCGCGCGGACACCGAGTGAGGTCGCTCGAGTGAAAATCGGCGGCAGCCATTCCGCGCTCTTCTCGGCAGAGCACTCTTTAATCAGGTAGGACACGTCAACAAATGCTCGACGGCGTAGCCAGTGGCGGCTCAGCATGCCACCAACGTCGGGAACACTGTAGCCGGACTCAAAGAGTTCGTATTGCTTTTCGTCTTTTCGATCAGACAGCGGAGGCACGACGAAACGAGGCAGAACGTAACGAGCTACGGCGTCATCAAGTTCCTTCACACCTACCAGTTCGCCGAGCTTCAGGCGTAAGGCAGGGCAGTACAAAACCATCGAACCATCATGCATTCAGAACCTCCGACTACTGTTGGAAAAACTGCTTGCGAATCTGACCCAAACCTATCTTGTCCGAAAAAATCGCGTAGTTCTGTCGTTCCTTCCTGATACGGCCGAACACCACTGCGGGAGAAATGCCTAGTTGTTTTGCGAATCGTTCAATTGTGTCGGCTGCCTTAGCGATTCGAGCCGGTGAGCGTAGCCAAACTTCTTGGGGGATGAGGAGGCTTCCCGCAAAACGGTCGGCTTCTCCTTCCATTGCGTCGACGTCCGGTGTTTCAATGTTATCGAAGAATCCGGCGGCCAAGCCCGTGCGGTAGTGAAGCACTACATGAGCGACTTCGTGCAGAAGAGTGAACCAGAAATTGTCAGCAGCGTCGCGGCGAAGGGTCAACCCGATCACCGGGATGTCATCGACCAGAAACGCTGCGCCATCCACCTTCATCCCTGAGATGTTCCGCTCGATGACAAGGACAATGCCGTGGCTCAGAAGCAATTGTCTGGCAAGGACCGGGCCGTCCGCTTGTGCACTCAATTTGGGTAGGTCTTTCAGCCAGGAGAGGTCAAGAGGCCGATACTTCACCTTATGTGCATCAATTAAGAAATTGGCTCGACGGGTAATTTGTGCCTTCCAGCAGAGCAACGACCAGTCGTCTGCGTAGTTTTCGACGGTCAAGCCAGTTCGAAGCAGAGACGGCTTCCCGTGTGCGCCAACATGCTCCGAGACATACCGTTTCAGCTGACTCAATGCATTTTCGTCGGAGTCGCCATCTCCGAGCCAGCCGTTTTCCCTAGCGTGTTTGAGGACCTTCTGGGCCTCCGCAGCCGAAACATCTAGAGAAGGCAAAGACAGCCACGGAGTGGAGGCCGGCGACTGAATATCCGAGGCAATTGTCAGCCCCAGCGCTCTGGCCACCCGGAGGAAGCCTGCGAGACTGATTGAGCGGTAGCGTTCAGCTTCATAGCGCTGAACGGCCTGTTCTTTTAGACCAATCTGTCTGGCGAGTTCCTTTTGGGACCAGCCTTTTGCGATACGTGCAACGATCAGCATATCGCCGAGGTCCCCGCCGGCGCGTTGCTTGAGTGGCTCCAAATTGCCACACTTAGCTTCCTGGTATGCTGACAGCATGCCAGAAAGTTCTTGGCGCTCAACATTCAGCGCCCGTCGGATACTTTCACCTACGTCGGGCGATAAGCCGCCGACGACTGCAGCGAGCGTTTGCTCGGATGACGTCGCAAGCGAAATTTCATCAATAAGGCTGGAAACCTCACGCGCGTTACGGTCGTTGGTAATAAGGGCATTCGATAACATTGCCCGATTCTACCCAACAAATTTGTTGGGTGCAACTAAGGGCTTGGACAACGCTTTCGATGGTCATGAGTCTGGATTGACGCTAAATGATCGGAGGCGTCATTGATTGTTTCCAGATATGTAACACCTCAGCGCTGGAAAACACTGCTAACAGATAACGTCCCTTCGAAATAGTCGCGCGATCAGACGACGGATACTTTCTGGTGACCAGCGACGTCGCGGGAGACTACCGAGTGGCAACTGGACTTGCTTTGACCGCGTCCTTGAAGGGCTTCTGCCTCGAGTCGCTGCTTCAGGGCTGGCCGGACTCGGTCGAGAAGCTGGGGGGTTGGACTGGTGGTCTCGAGTTGCCCGCTTTCGGGGCGGTTCGACAATGGGCGCGACTGCGAGGGGGCAGGGAAGATTGCGTCCGAGGTGACTCTGCGCCGGCCTCTCGGCGCAGCCTGCGAACCAGGATATGGATTGACTTTGATTAGTGCGAACTCAAAATGCCTACACCGTGCCTACATGGAATCCGAAAAGCAAAAAGCCCAGCCATGTAGGCTGGGCTAAGTGCTTGATTTCTTTGGTGGGGCGTGAGTGACTCGAACACTCGACCTACGGATTAAGAGTCCGCTGCTCTACCAACTGAGCTAACGCCCCAACAGAAGCGAGATTATGCA
Protein-coding regions in this window:
- a CDS encoding beta family protein; translation: MHDGSMVLYCPALRLKLGELVGVKELDDAVARYVLPRFVVPPLSDRKDEKQYELFESGYSVPDVGGMLSRHWLRRRAFVDVSYLIKECSAEKSAEWLPPIFTRATSLGVRAIPLVRLGDLDPSLITAFKKALPPSEKLKLGISVLSGDLVEPQEFGDKLRGLLADLSVEFADCAVVADFGDADFSEVELVSPIITSTMEALQDLGPWQLIIFQGTYYPEKNPAVGGQTVVWPRNEWHAWHGAVKFDAATAEYFIFGDFAADSAKMNFAKGRAAPIRHYRYSTPSDWLIVRGSDTGTTETIMTDVCTRIVESGQFAGRSFSRADKYIHATAFRRDTPGSPTTWRQVNTTHHITRVVVDVAKVKGIAIAPLPSTPVWHQAPLFG
- a CDS encoding XRE family transcriptional regulator, with protein sequence MLSNALITNDRNAREVSSLIDEISLATSSEQTLAAVVGGLSPDVGESIRRALNVERQELSGMLSAYQEAKCGNLEPLKQRAGGDLGDMLIVARIAKGWSQKELARQIGLKEQAVQRYEAERYRSISLAGFLRVARALGLTIASDIQSPASTPWLSLPSLDVSAAEAQKVLKHARENGWLGDGDSDENALSQLKRYVSEHVGAHGKPSLLRTGLTVENYADDWSLLCWKAQITRRANFLIDAHKVKYRPLDLSWLKDLPKLSAQADGPVLARQLLLSHGIVLVIERNISGMKVDGAAFLVDDIPVIGLTLRRDAADNFWFTLLHEVAHVVLHYRTGLAAGFFDNIETPDVDAMEGEADRFAGSLLIPQEVWLRSPARIAKAADTIERFAKQLGISPAVVFGRIRKERQNYAIFSDKIGLGQIRKQFFQQ